The proteins below come from a single Prosthecobacter sp. SYSU 5D2 genomic window:
- the purH gene encoding bifunctional phosphoribosylaminoimidazolecarboxamide formyltransferase/IMP cyclohydrolase, which yields MPIARALLSVSDKTGLLDFAKGLAELGIEILSTGGTAKHLKDAGLTVIDVSEHTGFPEMFDGRVKTLHPKVHGGLLQRRDNDEDKRNAAKHNIPVIDLVAINLYPFEQTIEKKDVTLEEAIENIDIGGPSMLRSAAKNHRWVTVISDPADYPIVLEELKEHKGETTLATRERLACKVFQRTSSYDAAIASFLNKEQVTQKTFSLSLPLHSELRYGDNPHQKSALYGNFSDYFVKLHGKELSYTNILDIHGAAALIHEFRRPTVAILKHTNPCGIGCADEDLREAWAKAFETDKQAPFGGVIVINRSMTVGLARIISEIFTDIIIAPDFDADARALLQKKKNLRLIQMLPEVTKTFSDPIIRSAPGGVLVMDSDPRALGLEDLENKVKTQRPPTREELEAMRFAWRVVKHVKSNAIVFATHDRTLGIGAGQMSRVDSCRIAIWKAKEAGLSLTGSVVASDAMFPFADGLIACSEAGATAAIQPGGSMRDEEVIAAADERKMAMVFTGYRHFLH from the coding sequence ATGCCCATCGCCCGCGCTCTTCTTTCTGTCTCCGATAAAACCGGTCTTCTCGACTTTGCCAAAGGTCTGGCTGAGCTCGGCATCGAAATCCTGTCCACAGGCGGCACGGCAAAGCACCTCAAGGACGCCGGATTGACCGTCATTGATGTCTCCGAACACACCGGTTTCCCGGAGATGTTCGATGGCCGCGTGAAGACCCTGCACCCCAAAGTCCACGGCGGCCTGCTTCAGCGCCGGGACAATGACGAAGACAAAAGGAACGCCGCCAAGCACAACATCCCGGTCATTGATCTGGTGGCCATCAATCTTTATCCCTTTGAGCAGACCATCGAGAAGAAGGATGTAACCCTGGAAGAGGCCATTGAAAACATTGACATCGGCGGCCCGTCCATGCTGCGCAGCGCGGCCAAAAATCACCGCTGGGTAACCGTCATCTCTGACCCGGCAGACTACCCCATCGTCCTGGAAGAGCTGAAGGAGCACAAGGGCGAGACCACCCTCGCCACCCGTGAGCGCCTGGCCTGTAAAGTCTTCCAGCGCACCTCCAGCTACGATGCCGCCATCGCCAGCTTCCTTAATAAGGAGCAGGTCACCCAAAAAACTTTCTCCCTGAGCCTGCCTCTGCACAGCGAACTGCGCTACGGCGACAACCCGCACCAGAAGTCCGCCCTTTATGGCAACTTCAGCGACTACTTTGTGAAACTGCACGGCAAGGAGCTGAGCTACACCAACATCCTGGACATCCACGGAGCAGCCGCCCTCATCCACGAATTTCGCCGCCCCACCGTCGCCATCCTCAAGCACACCAACCCCTGCGGCATCGGCTGCGCGGACGAGGACCTGCGCGAGGCCTGGGCGAAGGCGTTTGAAACCGACAAGCAGGCCCCCTTTGGCGGCGTTATCGTCATCAACCGCAGCATGACCGTCGGCCTGGCCCGCATCATCTCGGAGATCTTCACTGACATCATCATCGCCCCGGACTTTGATGCGGATGCCCGCGCCCTGCTTCAAAAGAAAAAGAACCTCCGCCTCATCCAGATGCTGCCGGAAGTCACCAAGACCTTCAGCGACCCCATCATCCGCAGCGCCCCCGGCGGCGTCCTCGTCATGGACAGCGATCCGCGTGCGCTGGGTCTGGAAGACTTGGAAAACAAAGTCAAAACCCAGCGCCCGCCCACCCGCGAGGAGCTGGAGGCCATGCGCTTTGCCTGGCGCGTGGTCAAGCATGTCAAGTCCAACGCCATCGTCTTCGCCACCCATGACCGTACCCTCGGCATCGGTGCCGGCCAGATGAGCCGCGTGGACTCCTGCCGCATCGCCATCTGGAAGGCCAAAGAGGCCGGACTTTCCCTGACCGGCAGCGTCGTCGCCAGCGATGCCATGTTCCCTTTCGCCGACGGTCTCATCGCCTGCTCCGAAGCCGGTGCCACCGCCGCCATCCAGCCCGGCGGCTCCATGCGCGACGAAGAAGTCATCGCCGCTGCCGATGAGCGCAAAATGGCCATGGTCTTCACCGGCTACCGCCACTTCCTGCATTGA
- a CDS encoding pyridoxine 5'-phosphate synthase: MRSQLLLGVNIDHVATLRQARYRTMLGAHNVEPSILQAALEAEAAGAQSITIHLRADRRHIVDEDVYLLRKKIGTKMNLEMGNTPEILAIALEVKPDFVCMVPENREEVTTEGGLDVVGQKELLRASVSQLEANGTRVSMFIDPDLDQIRASAEIGASMVELHTGTFANEQGKKRTQEAARLKAAAELGHSLGLQINAGHGLTVANLPELFIVPHLAELNIGHSIVARSVFVGMRQAIAEFRAVMDTYTRP, translated from the coding sequence ATGCGCTCCCAACTCCTTCTCGGCGTCAACATTGACCACGTCGCAACACTCCGCCAGGCCCGCTACCGCACGATGCTGGGGGCGCACAATGTGGAGCCTTCTATCCTGCAGGCTGCCTTGGAGGCGGAGGCGGCGGGGGCGCAGTCTATCACCATTCACCTGCGGGCGGACCGGCGTCACATTGTGGATGAGGACGTGTATCTGCTGCGCAAGAAAATCGGCACCAAGATGAACCTGGAGATGGGCAATACGCCGGAGATCCTGGCCATCGCCCTGGAGGTGAAGCCGGACTTTGTCTGCATGGTCCCGGAGAACCGCGAGGAGGTCACCACTGAGGGCGGGCTGGATGTCGTGGGCCAGAAGGAGTTGCTAAGGGCCAGCGTCAGCCAGCTTGAGGCCAATGGCACCCGTGTGAGCATGTTCATTGATCCTGACCTCGACCAGATCCGCGCCTCCGCTGAAATCGGAGCCAGCATGGTGGAACTGCATACCGGCACCTTTGCCAATGAGCAGGGGAAAAAACGCACCCAGGAAGCCGCACGGCTGAAAGCCGCCGCCGAGCTTGGCCACAGCCTCGGCCTCCAGATCAATGCCGGCCACGGCCTGACCGTCGCCAATCTGCCGGAGCTTTTTATTGTACCGCATTTGGCAGAGCTGAACATCGGCCATAGCATCGTCGCCCGGTCCGTATTTGTCGGCATGCGGCAGGCCATCGCCGAGTTCCGGGCCGTCATGGATACCTATACCCGGCCATGA
- the acpS gene encoding holo-ACP synthase encodes MNPIGLGIDLVEVGRIRDLLTKHGQRFKEKTYTAGEIAYCDGCADPAMHYAARFAAKEAAAKAIGTGLWAEGVDWKDFEISREPSGKPVLHLHGGARMHAERQGVTRCLVSLTHTRDLAQAQVILV; translated from the coding sequence ATGAACCCCATCGGCCTCGGTATAGACCTGGTGGAAGTAGGCCGTATACGCGACCTGCTCACCAAGCATGGCCAGCGTTTCAAAGAGAAGACTTATACGGCTGGAGAGATCGCCTACTGCGATGGCTGTGCAGATCCGGCCATGCATTATGCCGCCCGCTTCGCCGCCAAAGAAGCCGCCGCCAAGGCCATCGGCACCGGCCTATGGGCGGAGGGGGTGGACTGGAAGGACTTCGAGATCAGCCGGGAGCCGTCAGGCAAACCGGTTCTCCATCTGCATGGCGGCGCCAGGATGCATGCCGAAAGGCAGGGCGTGACCCGCTGCCTTGTTTCCCTTACCCATACACGTGACCTGGCCCAGGCGCAGGTCATCCTGGTGTGA
- the thrH gene encoding bifunctional phosphoserine phosphatase/homoserine phosphotransferase ThrH yields MKKQTIVTLDLEGVLVPEIWIAFAEKTGIAELRRTTRDEPDYDVLMKGRLAILDQHGLKLGDIQEVIGTLSPMEGAKDFLDELRSLTQVIILSDTFEEFAHPLMRQLAWPTIFCHYLETDPEGRIVNYKLRQSNQKQHAVAAFKSLNYHVIAAGDSFNDTTMLGEAHKGFLFHSPESIQAQFPQFRPFDRYEDLLTAIKAEL; encoded by the coding sequence ATGAAAAAACAGACCATCGTCACCCTGGACCTCGAAGGCGTGCTTGTGCCGGAGATTTGGATCGCCTTTGCAGAGAAGACGGGCATCGCCGAGCTGCGCCGCACCACCCGGGATGAACCGGACTACGATGTACTGATGAAAGGCCGCCTGGCCATCCTGGACCAGCATGGTCTGAAGCTGGGGGACATCCAGGAAGTCATCGGCACCCTCTCCCCGATGGAAGGGGCAAAGGACTTTCTGGATGAACTGCGGTCACTGACCCAGGTGATCATCCTGAGCGATACCTTTGAGGAGTTCGCCCATCCGCTCATGCGCCAGCTCGCCTGGCCGACCATTTTCTGCCACTACCTGGAAACGGACCCGGAAGGACGGATCGTGAATTACAAGCTGCGCCAGTCTAACCAAAAGCAGCATGCCGTGGCCGCCTTCAAAAGCCTGAACTACCACGTCATCGCCGCCGGGGATTCCTTCAATGACACCACCATGCTGGGAGAGGCACACAAAGGTTTCTTATTCCACAGCCCGGAGAGCATCCAGGCGCAGTTCCCCCAGTTCCGGCCCTTCGACAGGTATGAGGACCTCCTGACTGCGATCAAAGCGGAGCTTTAG
- the xylA gene encoding xylose isomerase, with the protein MSEAFPDIQKIQYEGPKSRNPLSFKHYNADEVVAGKKMRDHFRFGVAYWHAMRNTLADPFGAGTAQRPWDDGTNSVANAQRRVWACFEFMDKLGVDYYCFHDRDVAPEGETLAESNANLDAVADELEKAQKETGKKLLWGTACLFAHPRYNQGAATSPNASVYAYAAAQVKKALEVTHRLGGEGYTFWGGREGYASLWNTDMKRELDHLARFLHMAVDYKKEIGFTGPFYIEPKPREPSTHQYDSDAAACLNFLREHGLMEHFKLNLETNHATLAGHSMWHEMEVAVAAGALGSVDANTGDELIGWDTDQFPTDIYLTTQMMLVILKSGGFTTGGLNFDAKVRRESFEPVDLFHAHIGGMDAFARGLKIASAIIEDGRLEGFRKARYSTFDQGIGAKIEAGTTSFAELEAYTLENGEPLISSGRQEMLENLVNEYI; encoded by the coding sequence ATGAGCGAAGCCTTTCCCGACATCCAGAAAATCCAATACGAAGGACCCAAATCCAGGAACCCGCTGTCCTTTAAACATTACAACGCTGACGAGGTGGTCGCCGGCAAGAAGATGCGGGATCATTTCCGCTTTGGCGTGGCCTACTGGCATGCAATGAGGAATACGCTGGCGGACCCGTTTGGTGCGGGCACGGCGCAGCGGCCCTGGGATGATGGGACGAACTCGGTGGCGAATGCGCAGCGCCGGGTGTGGGCCTGCTTTGAATTCATGGACAAGCTTGGGGTGGACTACTACTGCTTCCATGACCGCGATGTGGCCCCCGAGGGGGAAACGTTGGCTGAAAGCAATGCCAACCTGGATGCGGTGGCGGATGAGCTGGAGAAGGCACAAAAGGAGACGGGCAAGAAGCTGCTGTGGGGCACCGCCTGCCTGTTCGCCCATCCACGATATAACCAGGGCGCGGCGACGAGCCCGAATGCGAGCGTGTATGCGTATGCGGCGGCCCAGGTGAAGAAGGCTCTCGAAGTGACCCACCGTCTGGGCGGCGAGGGCTATACCTTCTGGGGCGGCCGCGAGGGTTATGCCTCACTGTGGAATACGGACATGAAACGGGAGCTGGACCATCTGGCGCGCTTCCTGCACATGGCGGTGGATTACAAGAAGGAGATCGGATTTACCGGGCCGTTTTATATCGAGCCGAAGCCGCGTGAGCCATCCACCCACCAATATGACAGCGATGCGGCGGCCTGCCTGAACTTCCTGCGCGAGCATGGACTGATGGAGCATTTTAAACTGAACCTGGAGACCAACCACGCGACGCTGGCCGGTCATAGCATGTGGCATGAAATGGAGGTGGCCGTGGCCGCTGGAGCGCTGGGCTCTGTGGATGCGAATACCGGGGATGAGCTGATCGGCTGGGATACGGACCAGTTCCCGACGGACATTTATCTGACCACGCAGATGATGCTGGTGATCTTGAAGAGCGGCGGTTTCACCACTGGCGGCCTGAACTTTGACGCGAAGGTGCGGCGTGAATCCTTTGAGCCGGTGGACCTGTTTCATGCGCACATCGGCGGCATGGATGCCTTTGCACGCGGGCTCAAAATCGCCTCGGCAATCATTGAGGACGGCCGTCTGGAAGGTTTTAGAAAGGCGCGCTACAGCACCTTTGACCAGGGCATCGGCGCCAAGATCGAGGCGGGCACGACAAGCTTCGCCGAACTGGAAGCCTATACGCTGGAAAACGGCGAGCCTCTGATCAGCAGCGGCCGTCAGGAGATGCTGGAAAATTTAGTGAACGAGTACATTTAA
- a CDS encoding type II secretion system F family protein: MPSFSYTALNPAGQTVTGSLAVGSKAEAFRKLEAQALTPVKVAEEAKSAKSAAETTAKAALDNQPVPLRRAQIILFTEELADMLDGGLQIDQALKVIAERQEDVGLRRVSTIMRDQLREGSTVSKALKKASPSFDELYCNLVAAGEVSGSLPEILRRLGQNLVVMAELQSKVTSAMIYPAFLIGACAVLMVVFMTVMVPQITDLLAKSGQKLPFATQMLISFNSFLAQWWWVILTVITIVSLSFKAYVATPKGLMWWHETKLKTPLFGPIIATRFYAQFAHSMGSLVGNGVPLMNSIRLVSKISANVFIQSLLAKVTGMVAEGGSLSSSLKKVSHFPMMLIDMIAVGEQTGMLGKSLEKCATRYDKELDKRIKRMTALISPIIILFMAVIVGVVAYSIISAVFQSVNGIKSRV, from the coding sequence ATGCCCTCCTTTTCCTACACTGCTCTCAATCCCGCCGGTCAGACGGTCACCGGCAGCCTGGCTGTCGGGTCAAAAGCGGAGGCTTTCCGCAAGCTGGAGGCGCAGGCGCTGACGCCGGTGAAGGTGGCGGAGGAGGCCAAATCCGCCAAATCAGCGGCGGAGACCACGGCCAAAGCAGCCTTGGACAATCAGCCAGTACCGCTGCGGCGGGCACAGATCATCCTTTTCACGGAGGAACTGGCGGACATGCTGGACGGCGGTTTGCAGATTGACCAGGCGCTGAAGGTCATCGCGGAGCGGCAGGAGGATGTGGGTCTGCGTCGCGTCTCCACCATCATGCGGGACCAGTTGCGCGAGGGGTCCACGGTTTCCAAGGCGCTGAAGAAGGCCTCGCCCAGCTTTGACGAGCTGTATTGCAACCTGGTGGCCGCTGGTGAGGTGAGCGGCTCCTTGCCCGAGATCTTGCGGCGGCTGGGGCAGAACCTGGTGGTGATGGCGGAACTGCAGTCGAAGGTGACTTCGGCCATGATTTATCCGGCCTTCCTCATCGGTGCCTGTGCGGTGCTGATGGTCGTCTTCATGACGGTGATGGTGCCGCAGATCACGGACCTGCTGGCCAAGAGCGGGCAGAAATTGCCCTTCGCCACGCAGATGCTGATCAGCTTTAACAGCTTCCTGGCGCAATGGTGGTGGGTGATTCTGACGGTCATTACGATCGTTTCGCTGTCCTTCAAAGCCTACGTCGCCACGCCGAAGGGGCTGATGTGGTGGCATGAGACGAAGCTGAAGACGCCTCTGTTTGGCCCCATCATCGCCACGCGATTTTACGCGCAGTTTGCCCACTCCATGGGCAGCCTGGTGGGGAATGGCGTGCCGCTGATGAACAGCATCCGGCTGGTGTCAAAGATCTCGGCGAACGTTTTTATCCAGTCCCTCCTGGCCAAGGTCACCGGAATGGTGGCGGAGGGCGGGTCACTTTCCAGCTCATTGAAAAAGGTGTCGCACTTCCCCATGATGCTCATTGATATGATTGCCGTGGGGGAGCAGACGGGGATGCTGGGCAAGTCTCTGGAAAAATGCGCCACGCGTTATGACAAGGAGCTGGACAAGCGCATCAAACGCATGACGGCGCTCATTTCCCCCATCATCATCCTTTTCATGGCCGTGATCGTGGGGGTGGTGGCCTACTCCATCATCTCGGCTGTGTTTCAGTCGGTCAATGGCATCAAGAGCCGTGTGTAA
- the gspG gene encoding type II secretion system major pseudopilin GspG, with product MNIPSRLQRAPRHAFTLIEIVIVLTIISILAAGSIYMLKGNVDVAKETRVDGDLQNIMTQIQLYEARNMRPPTTDQGLKALVERPTTEPLPEKWTALMEEVPKDPWGQEYKYRYPAQKSKKSYDVWSIGKDGADGTEDDVGNWKNVVK from the coding sequence ATGAACATCCCAAGCCGCCTCCAGCGCGCACCGCGCCACGCCTTCACCCTCATTGAAATCGTCATCGTGCTGACGATCATCTCCATCCTGGCCGCCGGCTCCATCTACATGCTGAAAGGCAACGTGGATGTGGCCAAGGAAACTCGGGTGGACGGGGACCTGCAAAACATCATGACGCAGATTCAGCTCTATGAAGCCCGCAACATGCGCCCGCCGACCACAGACCAGGGCCTGAAGGCGCTGGTGGAGCGCCCCACCACCGAGCCGCTGCCGGAGAAGTGGACCGCTCTCATGGAAGAAGTGCCGAAGGATCCTTGGGGCCAGGAATACAAGTACCGCTACCCGGCGCAGAAATCCAAGAAGTCCTATGACGTCTGGTCCATCGGCAAAGACGGCGCGGACGGCACCGAGGATGATGTGGGGAACTGGAAGAATGTGGTGAAGTGA
- a CDS encoding type II secretion system protein GspG — translation MTNDESRKEEVNGEPDESGSSSFGIQTSSGYVTEESSNPDKRGVNRTNRLIRVFLWLAILFLIVVVLIRPIGPPPEGAAEASAAEAQMNTIAVALTQYKTLNRTLPTTEEGLAALVQPPANARSQKKLAEAAALRDPWGNPYLYRHPAVRTDRPFDLWSSGPDGKDGTEDDVWGWK, via the coding sequence ATGACGAATGACGAATCCAGAAAGGAGGAAGTGAACGGTGAGCCGGATGAGTCTGGTTCATCGTCATTCGGCATTCAGACTTCTTCAGGCTATGTGACTGAAGAATCATCCAATCCCGACAAGCGAGGCGTCAACCGCACCAACAGATTGATTCGGGTCTTTCTTTGGCTAGCCATTCTTTTCCTGATTGTGGTGGTGCTTATAAGGCCCATTGGCCCGCCTCCTGAAGGAGCGGCCGAAGCCTCAGCGGCCGAGGCCCAGATGAACACGATCGCTGTGGCCCTAACTCAGTATAAAACGCTGAATCGCACCCTGCCTACCACTGAGGAAGGGCTGGCCGCTCTTGTTCAACCACCCGCCAACGCCCGGTCTCAAAAGAAATTGGCTGAAGCCGCGGCCCTCCGGGATCCGTGGGGCAATCCTTATCTATACCGCCATCCTGCAGTGAGAACTGATAGGCCTTTTGACCTGTGGTCCTCCGGACCTGACGGAAAAGATGGAACCGAAGATGATGTCTGGGGTTGGAAATGA
- a CDS encoding prepilin-type N-terminal cleavage/methylation domain-containing protein — MKKVNGVSEFSGSSSFGIRVRTRDHSAFVIRNSAFSHRRGFTLVEIVVSLTIIIIIAAGAVPMFKGLREEQLAREPIIELVRLAKEARIRAMREKRPYQVAFYPGGFMASRYFSPYLQLAELTTFLQEGESGVYRLNPNADDDGSDLDGGSDKVSQTDLALAPEGPPLNDNWEEHYQLPQDAQYSIKYWHDMEETFIEGEVVKLWVFQPSGICQPLKLHLERPSAVFDVEFGALTADITREVIELR, encoded by the coding sequence ATGAAGAAAGTGAACGGAGTATCGGAGTTTTCCGGTTCTTCTTCATTCGGCATTCGTGTCCGCACGCGTGATCATTCGGCATTCGTCATTCGGAATTCGGCATTCTCTCACCGCCGGGGTTTCACCCTCGTCGAGATCGTCGTTTCCCTGACGATCATCATTATCATTGCGGCCGGGGCGGTTCCGATGTTTAAGGGGCTGCGGGAGGAGCAGCTGGCGCGGGAGCCGATCATTGAACTGGTGCGTCTGGCGAAGGAAGCACGCATCCGGGCGATGCGGGAGAAGCGGCCCTACCAGGTGGCTTTTTATCCCGGGGGATTCATGGCTTCACGGTACTTCAGCCCGTATCTACAACTGGCGGAGCTGACGACTTTCCTTCAGGAAGGGGAGAGCGGGGTTTACCGGCTGAATCCGAATGCCGACGATGATGGGTCCGACTTGGACGGTGGGTCGGACAAAGTTTCCCAAACGGACCTGGCGCTGGCCCCAGAGGGTCCGCCGTTGAATGACAACTGGGAGGAACATTACCAACTGCCGCAGGATGCGCAGTATTCCATCAAGTACTGGCATGACATGGAGGAGACGTTCATCGAGGGCGAGGTGGTGAAGCTGTGGGTCTTTCAGCCTAGCGGGATCTGCCAGCCGCTGAAGCTGCACCTGGAGCGACCTAGCGCTGTGTTTGATGTGGAATTCGGCGCACTGACGGCTGACATCACCCGGGAGGTCATTGAACTGCGATGA
- a CDS encoding prepilin-type N-terminal cleavage/methylation domain-containing protein: protein MFINPPPDKPSTSRGRRPAGFSLMEVVIALTILGMIMGTLFAIIQGSVRAAAQIEQLQRENDAINRFLDLSRKAFTTLPSTATLTLTALDPNNPLSSGQELTISGSTHCFSFGLSPISYEDTILGLRPDPNGATDANGLLLQYLSLSREDLIPQTDDSGMALRQETTGLSAPDEQGRYWMPLLPDVVQLKWRFYKEDDETWLEEWDDSDWPDLIEIQLQMRDRSTPMRMVYSVPTIHIIAGTGGSTSSSSGSSSGSSSQGGQTGGNQGGGRGDQGGGGRPGGGGQNGGSGRPGGGGQTGGGGPGGGQGGGGGRPGGGPGGGQSSGGGSTGGGGSR, encoded by the coding sequence ATGTTTATAAACCCGCCACCCGATAAACCGTCAACGTCCAGAGGGCGGAGGCCGGCGGGCTTCTCCCTGATGGAGGTCGTCATCGCGCTGACCATTCTGGGGATGATTATGGGCACGCTGTTTGCCATCATCCAGGGCAGTGTGCGCGCAGCGGCACAGATCGAGCAGTTGCAGCGGGAAAACGATGCCATCAACCGCTTCCTGGACCTGAGCCGGAAGGCCTTCACCACCCTGCCCAGTACGGCCACGCTGACGCTCACCGCGCTGGATCCGAACAATCCCCTTTCCTCCGGACAGGAGCTGACCATCAGCGGCTCCACGCACTGCTTCAGTTTTGGCCTCAGCCCGATCTCGTATGAGGACACGATTCTCGGCCTGCGCCCGGACCCCAACGGAGCCACGGACGCCAACGGCCTGCTGCTGCAATACCTCAGCCTTTCCCGTGAAGATCTGATTCCCCAAACGGATGACAGCGGCATGGCCCTGCGCCAGGAGACCACCGGCCTGAGCGCCCCCGACGAACAGGGACGCTACTGGATGCCGCTGCTGCCGGACGTGGTGCAGCTCAAGTGGCGCTTTTACAAAGAAGACGATGAAACCTGGCTGGAGGAATGGGATGACAGTGACTGGCCGGACCTCATCGAAATCCAGCTTCAAATGCGCGACCGGAGCACACCGATGCGGATGGTCTATAGTGTTCCAACTATCCATATCATCGCAGGCACTGGTGGCAGTACTTCCAGCAGCAGCGGGAGCAGTTCAGGAAGCTCCAGCCAGGGCGGTCAAACGGGAGGCAATCAAGGCGGAGGCCGGGGAGATCAAGGCGGTGGTGGCAGGCCTGGTGGCGGTGGTCAGAATGGTGGCAGTGGACGTCCCGGTGGTGGAGGCCAAACCGGAGGAGGAGGGCCAGGGGGCGGACAAGGTGGCGGTGGCGGACGCCCAGGTGGAGGTCCGGGCGGAGGTCAAAGCAGTGGCGGTGGTTCTACGGGAGGAGGGGGCTCACGATGA
- a CDS encoding PilN domain-containing protein produces the protein MSFAATTLLLPSPDATWRVWKPRSTSGGEAVESPASVSSQGKPLIVGLPASACRTVGLVLPNADHEILEQIIITHLDRKGLKLEGGANRNFRWHLLTQNASVATVSVDILAEPFPQDLALPQASDYTSALRLLMLPNGHLLITEEHGSLVLAANYQGKLYHSHLFAPATSSPEEIAQEILLSRLALEQDLGVGAISGITLAGSSWSQDTSRTLEKLTDLPSKVVAQLPPNAELDTRAWPRLLPQSVRESQNSTARRAKLVRFGILGGALLVALMFMAFAYLNLQERTAAELAEAVEATSEPAMQVKKTVERWKALAPAIEPKRYPMVLLAEVTQLMPPSGIVIREFEAKDTELEIRGEARDAQMAVQFVEDLQKHKILGQYQWSKPQPTVREKTAQFRAQGKLQ, from the coding sequence ATGTCGTTTGCCGCCACTACACTTCTTTTACCCTCACCTGATGCCACCTGGCGTGTTTGGAAACCGAGGAGTACAAGCGGCGGTGAAGCGGTGGAAAGCCCGGCATCTGTCTCCAGCCAGGGCAAGCCACTCATTGTGGGCCTGCCGGCCTCCGCCTGCCGGACGGTGGGACTGGTACTGCCAAACGCGGATCATGAAATCCTGGAGCAGATCATCATCACCCACCTGGACCGGAAAGGTCTGAAACTGGAAGGTGGAGCGAACCGCAATTTCCGCTGGCATCTGCTCACTCAAAATGCCTCCGTGGCCACGGTCAGTGTGGACATCCTGGCGGAGCCTTTTCCGCAGGATCTGGCGCTGCCGCAAGCATCTGACTACACTTCCGCGCTCCGTCTGCTAATGCTGCCCAACGGGCATCTGCTCATCACTGAGGAGCACGGTTCACTGGTCCTGGCAGCGAATTACCAAGGCAAGCTTTATCACAGCCACCTCTTTGCCCCGGCCACGTCTTCACCGGAGGAAATCGCACAGGAGATTCTGCTATCGCGTCTGGCATTGGAGCAGGACTTGGGAGTGGGTGCCATTTCGGGCATCACACTGGCGGGATCCTCCTGGAGCCAGGACACCTCCAGAACCCTGGAAAAACTAACGGACCTGCCCTCCAAAGTGGTGGCGCAACTGCCGCCGAATGCGGAGCTGGACACACGGGCCTGGCCCCGCCTGCTGCCCCAAAGCGTGCGGGAGTCTCAGAACAGTACAGCACGCCGGGCCAAGCTGGTGCGTTTTGGCATCCTGGGCGGGGCGCTGCTGGTGGCGCTGATGTTCATGGCCTTCGCTTATCTGAATCTGCAAGAGCGCACTGCGGCCGAACTGGCCGAGGCGGTGGAAGCAACCTCGGAACCCGCGATGCAGGTGAAAAAGACGGTGGAGCGCTGGAAGGCCCTGGCACCTGCCATTGAGCCTAAACGTTATCCCATGGTCCTGCTGGCGGAAGTGACCCAGCTCATGCCGCCAAGCGGCATCGTGATCCGTGAATTTGAGGCCAAGGACACAGAGCTGGAAATTCGGGGTGAAGCAAGGGATGCGCAGATGGCGGTCCAGTTTGTGGAGGACCTGCAAAAGCACAAAATCCTGGGCCAGTACCAATGGAGCAAACCCCAGCCGACGGTTCGTGAAAAAACGGCTCAGTTCCGCGCCCAAGGGAAATTGCAGTAA